A single region of the Salvelinus sp. IW2-2015 linkage group LG20, ASM291031v2, whole genome shotgun sequence genome encodes:
- the LOC111979919 gene encoding interferon alpha-5-like: MALQTITWMSAFLCLAQVCSMPMPCQLQGQLVRXTHNLLRDMGGHFPLECLQENVFMAFPATAFATSGASQLSSSGAKAIYETLKNIDTLFGADDLPTKWDQQKLENFQNIVYRQIEESKCMMGSVDTSDYLFGAEGLNTYFGNIAAVLKEKNFSYCAWEVVRKELLFTLQFILEHNSDSL, from the exons ATGGCACTTCAGACTATCACTTGGATGAGCGCCTTCCTCTGCCTTGCGCAAGTTTGCTCCATGCCCATGCCTTGCCAGCTACAAGGACAGCTGGTGCGAAYAACCCACAACCTACTGAGAGACAtg gGGGGACATTTTCCTCTGGAGTGTCTGCAGGAGAATGTCTTCATGGCATTCCCAGCCACCGCATTTGCAACCTCCGGCGCATCACAG TTGAGCAGCAGTGGTGCTAAGGCTATTTATGAGACATTGAAGAACATCGACACATTGTTTGGAGCTGACGACCTGCCTACTAAGTGGGACCAACAGAAGTTGGAGAATTTTCAGAATATTGTATACCGCCAGATTGAAGAGAGCAAATGT ATGATGGGCAGTGTGGATACAAGTGATTATCTATTCGGGGCAGAAGGACTGAATACGTACTTTGGGAACATTGCAGCAGTCCTAAAAGAAAAG AATTTCAGTTACTGCGCCTGGGAAGTGGTTCGAAAAGAGCTCCTGTTCACACTACAGTTCATTCTGGAACACAACTCTGATAGCCTTTAG